The following proteins are co-located in the Desulfoscipio sp. XC116 genome:
- a CDS encoding 1-deoxy-D-xylulose-5-phosphate reductoisomerase produces the protein MNKLSILGSTGSVGRQTMQVLDCFPGDIRPVALAAGKNKQLFLDQVKKYKPLLVSLQKEEDARWLRRQLDSRQKTEIYYGREGLLAAATCSEADTVLTAISGAIGLLPTVAAIKAGKTIALANKETLVAAGELVMRLADEYNVAIRPVDSEHSAIWQCLNGEDRYDVARILLTASGGPFRTYRCEQMDAIDPAGALKHPNWQMGAKITVDSATLMNKGLEVIEARWLFNIDYDNINVVIHPQSIIHSMVEFNDGSVLAQMGAPDMRLPIQYALFYPRRPRGKTPGLQWPVGELTFEKPDLERFPSLDLAFQAGRMGKTMPAVLNAANEVAVHAFLAGRIKFTAIPKLVNEVMQEHSSVHCASLEEILEIDRWARRRAGEIIIKKSMA, from the coding sequence ATGAATAAACTATCGATATTGGGTAGTACCGGATCCGTCGGACGCCAAACCATGCAGGTTTTGGATTGTTTTCCCGGTGATATCAGACCGGTGGCACTGGCTGCCGGGAAAAATAAACAACTGTTTTTGGATCAGGTTAAAAAATACAAGCCACTTTTAGTCTCTTTGCAAAAGGAAGAAGATGCTCGCTGGCTGCGGCGGCAGTTGGATAGCCGGCAGAAAACAGAAATATACTATGGTCGCGAGGGCTTGCTGGCGGCAGCTACTTGTTCCGAAGCCGATACGGTTTTAACCGCTATATCCGGCGCGATCGGTCTTTTACCCACGGTAGCGGCCATTAAGGCCGGTAAAACTATAGCCCTGGCCAATAAAGAAACGCTGGTGGCTGCAGGTGAGTTGGTGATGCGCCTGGCTGATGAATATAACGTCGCTATCAGGCCGGTGGACAGTGAACATTCAGCTATCTGGCAGTGCCTGAACGGTGAAGATAGATATGATGTGGCAAGGATTCTGCTTACTGCATCCGGCGGACCGTTCCGTACCTATCGATGCGAGCAAATGGACGCTATAGACCCTGCCGGGGCCCTTAAGCACCCCAATTGGCAGATGGGTGCCAAAATTACAGTGGACTCGGCTACTTTAATGAACAAAGGCCTTGAGGTTATTGAAGCCAGATGGTTATTTAACATAGATTATGATAATATTAACGTGGTGATTCATCCCCAGAGCATTATTCATTCCATGGTTGAATTTAATGATGGTTCCGTATTGGCCCAAATGGGTGCTCCTGACATGCGGTTGCCTATTCAATATGCTCTTTTTTATCCCCGGCGGCCGAGGGGAAAAACCCCTGGATTGCAGTGGCCCGTGGGTGAGCTAACTTTTGAAAAGCCTGATCTGGAGCGGTTTCCATCCCTGGATCTGGCTTTTCAAGCCGGGCGGATGGGCAAAACTATGCCGGCGGTACTAAACGCTGCCAATGAGGTGGCTGTACACGCTTTTTTAGCTGGAAGAATAAAATTCACAGCTATCCCCAAATTAGTTAATGAAGTGATGCAGGAACACAGCTCTGTTCATTGTGCTTCCCTGGAGGAAATACTGGAGATAGATCGCTGGGCACGCCGCCGTGCGGGAGAGATAATTATTAAAAAAAGCATGGCATGA
- the rseP gene encoding RIP metalloprotease RseP yields the protein MATFWASVFVFGILIFFHELGHFAVAKAVGIKVHEFSLGFGPRLLGLNRQGTDYNLRLFPLGGFVRMAGMDPEEEDVEEGKGFGHKTISQRMAVITAGPLMNFLLAAVLLAVIFMLQGMPMPGTTIAGVLPGQPAQQAGIKPGDQIYSIADKKVDNWEEIISSISSRPGQSTKLVVLRDNQKVELSVTPTVGEEGRGMIGISRVKKLNPLAALAKGCEFTFQVTVLILQFIGKMIIGQAPADLGGPVRVIWEIDRAVQTGFFYLLQLAALLSINLGLFNLFPIPALDGSRIMFLGLEGLRGRPVDPSKENFIHMVGFGLLLLLIVFITYNDILQLFIQSPQGAP from the coding sequence ATGGCTACTTTCTGGGCATCCGTATTTGTTTTTGGCATATTAATATTCTTTCACGAGTTGGGTCATTTTGCTGTGGCTAAAGCGGTGGGTATAAAAGTGCACGAGTTCAGCCTGGGCTTTGGCCCCAGATTGTTGGGTCTAAACCGCCAAGGCACCGATTACAACCTGCGATTATTTCCACTGGGTGGCTTTGTGCGTATGGCCGGCATGGACCCTGAGGAAGAAGATGTGGAAGAAGGCAAGGGTTTTGGCCATAAAACCATTTCGCAGCGGATGGCTGTAATAACAGCCGGTCCGCTAATGAACTTTTTACTGGCGGCGGTATTACTGGCAGTTATATTCATGCTGCAGGGCATGCCCATGCCGGGCACAACTATTGCCGGCGTTTTGCCCGGGCAACCGGCCCAGCAGGCAGGCATAAAGCCCGGTGATCAAATTTACTCTATTGCCGATAAAAAGGTGGATAATTGGGAGGAAATTATATCAAGCATCAGCAGTCGGCCCGGTCAGTCCACTAAATTGGTAGTGTTAAGGGATAACCAAAAAGTAGAATTGAGTGTCACTCCCACAGTTGGGGAGGAAGGGCGGGGAATGATCGGAATCTCCCGGGTGAAAAAATTAAACCCCTTGGCCGCGCTGGCTAAAGGTTGCGAATTTACCTTTCAGGTAACTGTATTGATATTGCAATTCATTGGTAAGATGATTATCGGTCAGGCACCCGCTGATCTGGGCGGGCCTGTGCGGGTGATCTGGGAAATTGATCGGGCGGTGCAGACAGGATTTTTTTACTTGCTGCAGCTGGCCGCCTTGTTAAGTATCAATCTGGGACTATTTAATTTATTCCCCATCCCCGCTCTGGACGGCAGCCGCATAATGTTTCTCGGTCTGGAGGGACTGCGGGGGCGCCCCGTTGACCCATCCAAGGAGAATTTTATACATATGGTAGGGTTCGGATTATTACTGTTGCTCATTGTGTTTATAACATATAACGATATATTGCAGCTATTTATTCAAAGCCCTCAGGGTGCTCCATAA
- the ispG gene encoding flavodoxin-dependent (E)-4-hydroxy-3-methylbut-2-enyl-diphosphate synthase, producing the protein MQRRKSRPVRLGGVTVGGDAPVAVQSMTNTDTCDVAATREQIRRLIEAGCEIVRVAIPDQRAAQALPDIMRGLTVPLVADIHFDYRLALAAIDAGVDGLRINPGNIGGRDKVVAVVQAARQKEIPIRIGVNAGSLEKDLLSEGVTPQALVRSALRHVAILEELGFYDIKISLKSSDVPLMLNAYHMLADKVDYPFHIGVTEAGTIFNGSIKSAVGIGALLWDGLGDTVRVSLTGDPIHEVRAAYEILKALGLRRRGVELISCPTCGRTCIDLVSIAGEVEQRLAAIEQPLKVAVMGCAVNGPGEAKHADVGIAGGKGEGLIFRKGRVIRKVPENLLVEELMKEIDNIIQGRNGDEDL; encoded by the coding sequence ATGCAGCGTAGGAAAAGCAGACCGGTGCGTCTGGGCGGCGTTACAGTGGGCGGTGATGCGCCGGTAGCGGTGCAGTCTATGACCAATACCGACACCTGCGATGTGGCGGCCACCAGGGAACAAATCAGGCGTCTTATCGAGGCCGGCTGTGAAATTGTAAGGGTGGCGATACCCGACCAGCGGGCAGCGCAGGCATTGCCTGATATTATGCGGGGGTTGACGGTTCCCCTGGTGGCGGATATTCATTTTGATTACCGCCTGGCCCTGGCGGCTATTGATGCGGGAGTGGATGGCCTGCGTATCAATCCGGGCAACATAGGAGGTCGGGATAAGGTTGTGGCGGTGGTCCAAGCTGCCCGGCAAAAAGAAATACCTATACGTATCGGCGTAAATGCCGGGTCACTGGAAAAAGATCTGCTCAGCGAGGGGGTAACGCCGCAGGCACTGGTCCGAAGTGCTTTGCGACATGTTGCTATACTGGAGGAGCTGGGTTTTTACGATATTAAGATATCTTTAAAGTCCTCGGATGTGCCGCTTATGTTAAACGCGTATCATATGCTGGCTGATAAGGTGGACTATCCTTTCCATATTGGGGTCACCGAAGCGGGCACTATATTTAATGGCAGCATTAAATCGGCGGTGGGTATCGGGGCGTTGCTGTGGGATGGCTTGGGCGATACTGTCCGGGTATCATTAACCGGTGATCCGATACACGAAGTGCGGGCGGCTTACGAAATCCTGAAGGCTTTGGGTTTAAGGCGGCGCGGAGTGGAATTGATATCGTGTCCCACCTGTGGCCGGACTTGCATTGATTTGGTTAGCATTGCCGGCGAGGTGGAACAGCGTTTGGCGGCTATTGAGCAGCCGCTTAAAGTGGCGGTTATGGGATGCGCAGTTAACGGCCCCGGAGAAGCTAAACATGCCGATGTGGGCATTGCCGGCGGTAAGGGCGAAGGCCTTATTTTTCGTAAAGGACGGGTAATTAGGAAAGTACCCGAGAATTTACTGGTTGAAGAGCTGATGAAAGAAATTGACAATATTATTCAAGGGAGGAACGGGGATGAGGATCTCTAA